In the genome of Salmo trutta chromosome 18, fSalTru1.1, whole genome shotgun sequence, one region contains:
- the LOC115153077 gene encoding mRNA decay activator protein ZFP36L2-A has product MRDLLRQTSEKEMSANMLSALYDIDMLYKQDKTMNMNAMNHINSMLDNKAVVAPVTPTQSSNSFSFAPGFFRRNSTSNMEAMINSNKYSVNSYGNLKESTSSSAAIMNKENKFRDRAYSENSERSQQLQKPGSQINSTRYKTELCRPFEENGACKYGEKCQFAHGYHELRNLSRHPKYKTEPCRTFHTIGFCPYGPRCHFIHNADERRPAPINANMQGEPKSARELCGYGQRDVVPQQGGHNRDRPKLHHSQSFSGFSSHHGLESPLLESPTSRTPPPPSSCSPNYYEDILSPNSMSCVNSAFNFPGQDLKALLAPLAMHTQNGYANNQFNAYYGNIQANVCPPSPPSYNMSHLQSLRRLNESPVFDSPPSPPDSLSDLESYASGSLSSSGSLSGSESPSLDAGKRLPIFSRLSISDD; this is encoded by the exons ATGAGAGATCTACTGCGACAAACATCCGAAAAAGAGATGTCTGCAAACATGCTGTCCGCTTTGTACGACATCGACATGCTTTACAAG caaGATAAAACCATGAACATGAACGCTATGAACCACATCAATAGCATGCTGGATAATAAAGCGGTGGTGGCTCCAGTGACACCTACACAAAGTTCCAACAGTTTTTCTTTCGCGCCGGGATTTTTCCGTAGAAACTCGACCAGCAACATGGAAGCAATGATCAACAGCAACAAGTACTCCGTCAACTCCTACGGTAACTTGAAGGAGAGCACGAGCAGCAGCGCTGCCATAATGAACAAGGAGAACAAGTTCCGTGACAGAGCATACAGCGAGAACAGCGAACGCAGCCAGCAGCTGCAGAAGCCGGGCTCTCAGATCAACTCCACGCGCTACAAGACCGAACTCTGCAGGCCCTTCGAGGAGAACGGAGCATGCAAATATGGAGAGAAGTGCCAGTTTGCTCACGGCTACCACGAGCTGAGAAACTTGTCTCGTCACCCCAAGTACAAAACCGAGCCCTGTCGCACTTTCCACACTATTGGCTTCTGCCCCTACGGTCCCCGCTGTCATTTTATCCACAACGCTGATGAGCGCAGACCTGCTCCAATCAATGCCAACATGCAGGGTGAACCCAAGTCGGCACGGGAGCTCTGTGGCTATGGTCAAAGGGATGTTGTTCCGCAGCAAGGTGGGCACAACCGGGACAGACCAAAGCTTCACCACAGCCAGAGTTTTTCTGGCTTTTCCAGCCACCATGGGCTTGAGTCGCCACTGCTCGAGAGCCCCACGTCGCGCACCCCACCACCCCCCTCTTCTTGCTCTCCCAACTATTATGAGGACATTCTGTCTCCCAACTCCATGTCTTGTGTGAACAGTGCATTCAATTTTCCTGGGCAGGACCTGAAAGCCTTACTTGCTCCCCTTGCCATGCATACTCAGAACGGCTATGCCAACAACCAGTTCAATGCCTACTACGGAAACATTCAAGCTAACGTGTgccccccttctcccccttcaTACAACATGAGCCACTTGCAGTCCCTGCGCCGCCTCAACGAGTCGCCGGTGTTCGACTCACCTCCTAGCCCGCCTGACTCCCTCTCAGACCTGGAGAGCTATGCGAGCGGGTCCCTCAGCTCTTCTGGGAGCCTCAGCGGCTCAGAGTCCCCGAGTTTGGATGCTGGGAAACGTCTGCCAATCTTCAGCAGGTTGTCGATATCAGATGACTAA